TTCGTCCGTCGGCCGGCGTCGATAGCGATATCACCGCCGAGGGAAATCGATTACCCTTGCCGAAACAATAGGCGCGCGTGCATCTCTACGCAACCGGTTTTCACGCCGCCGCCCGCCGCCAACCCTCTTGCGCAAACCGAGGTGCCGATGCCCCCGCCAGCCGACCGCAGCCGCGCCTCGCGCACGGAGCGTGCGTCGCTCGCCCCGTCGCTCGCCCAGGTGGCGGCCCGCGCCGGGGTGTCGGTCGCCACGGCCTCGCGCGTCATCAACGGCGTGGCCAACAAGGCGACGGAGGAGACGGCGGAGCGGGTGAGGGCGGCGATCCGCGAGCTGGGCTACCGGCCCGGCAGCGTCGGGCGGGCGCTGCGCCGCCGGGAGAGCCGCATCGTCGGCGTCCTGGCGGCGAATCTCGCCAACCCCTCCATGGCCGCCATCGCCTCGTCCATCGAATGGTCGCTGCGCGGGGAGGGGCTGGTGATGTCGCTGTGCGACACGCACGAGCGCGCCGACGTGCAGGACGAGTACATCCGCGAAATGCGCGCCCAGCTCGTACGCGCGATGATCCTGGTGGGCGCGGTGGACAGCCCGGCACTGGACGAGGCGCGGGCCGCCGGCGACACGCTGGTCTTCGTGAACCGCCCGGACCCCGGCGACCCGTCCTCGCCCTATGTCGGAATCGACAATGTGGGCGCTGGGGCGGAGATCGCCGACCGGCTGCTGGAGCGCGGTGTGCGTCGCATCGGCGTCCTCCACGCCTCGCTGGACCGCACCGCCGGTCACTGGCGCCTGCTCGGCCTGTTCGACCGGCTGGCCGCGGCGGGGGTGGACACGGCGGCCATTCCCTGCGCCACAGGCCCGGGGCTGGATCACATCGTGGCCGGCTACCACGCCATGGGAACGATGCTGGAGCTTGCGGACCGCCCATCGGTGATCGTCTGCCTGAGCGACCTGCTGGCCTACGGCGCCTACCGCCGCGCGCGGGAGGCCGGGTTGGAGGTGCCGGGCGACGTGGCCTTCTTCGGGTTCGACGACAACCCGATCAACCCGTGGATCGCCGACTGGCTGAACTCCGTCCGCGTGCCGTCCGACGATTTCGGCCCGGCCATCGTTGGCATGCTGCACCGGCTCTGGGACGGGGAGGAGCGGCTGGACCCGCTGCTGCTGGCCCACCAGCTGACCATCCGCAACCGGCGTCTGCCGGGCGAAACCGAGCCCACCCTGCGGCGTTGAGGGGAAACCCGGACGGCGACCCCCACGAGCCGGAAAGCGGTGTACGGAACCGGTCGGTGGATTTGGCGGGAGAGCTTCGTTGGGGAGGCATCCTAAAATCCCATAAGATGCCTTATGGAAAATATCCGCCATGCCTGTCGCCGGCGCCGCGCTGCGACACGCTGACAAGCGGCCACGATCCGTTCACTCTCGACTTTCAGCAGCATCGTCACCGGATGGAGAGGCTCGCTCATCACCGCCTCGGCCGCCCGAATATCCAGGCCGAGTGGATCGTTCCGGCCGGTCTCGGCTGTTCTGCCTTCCTCACCGTTCCTACGCTCGGAACGAAAGCCGAGCCTGCCCCGTCACAGATCGGTTCGACAGCGGCGTCTCGACTGGCCCAGATGGCGGTACAAGACCGCGCTCGCCACCTGCCCCCCCGGTGCTGAGTGCGCAGCCACTGTTCTGGCACGCCGGCCCGCAGCGCTCGATATGTCCGAGGCCTCGACCGTGACTCGCGGGTGCGTTCGGCGGGCGCTTACGGTTCGCTGGTTTCGTTCTTCTTCTTCGCTTGATCCTTCTTCGCTTGATCGTGATGCCACTTGATGGCGAAGAACATGCCCGTGCCTAACACGATAATCTTGAACGGAAAGAAGACCAAAGGGAACCAGTCATACATTTTGAATATCTCCAATCCATGACACCAGATATCGTCAGGAGAATCTGACGACAATCAGGTCGATCGTGGGTCTTTGTCTGCGGGCGGGGCCGCCGACGGCTGGGTTGGCGCGGCTGTACCGAAGCGGGCTTCCCCGGCCTTGCGGAAGCATTGGCTGGCCACCAGCCAATGCTTCAATGGCCGCAAGGGCGGAATACAGGCCAGCAACAGGAACGGCAGGGTCGTGACAAGGTGCATCCAGCAAGGGGGCTCAATCTTTGTCCCGATCCCGAGCGCCAAGAGGACCGTGGGAATGCCGACGAAGCAGGTCAGGAAGAAGGCGGGGCCGTCAGCCGGGTCGGCGTTGGAGCAGTCCAGACGCCCGGCCTCGCGGCGGGATCGCAGCTTCAGGAAGCCGCTGAACAGATGACCCTGCCCATGACGTGGGCAGCATCCACACGGTGCGGTGCTGAGAGGGGGAAGAGGCGGCCACTCCTGTTCGGATGACATCGCGTGTTCCTTCGGTAGGCAATGGCAAGCAATGCCTGCATGCAATTCGTAACCGTATGCTCCTCGAAGACCAACAATGTCAACTTGAATGCATCCAATTTCCCGCCGGAACTCATACAAGCATGGAAGACATACAGGTGCCTCGGCCACCATGTCGGCCACTTGCCGCAAGGCGTCGCGCAGACCCTGGCGGACCTTCGGAGCGCCGAGCGCAATGCGGTCAGCTCGGTCAGCACCTCCTCGCCAAGTCGCCTCGAAGCAGGGTCAGTCCCGCGCGCCGCTCTCCCCACCGCAGCGCTGTCAGGCCTCGCCGCCAGTGGTTTCCTGTGCATCGTTACCGAGACGCTCCCCGCTGGATTGCAGCCGCAGATTGCGTCCGGCTTGCGGATCTCCGAAGCGATCGCGGGACAGCTCGTCGCTGTCTATGCCTTGGGGTCTCTGTTGGCGGCGATCCCGCTTACGAGCCTGAGCCAAGGCCTTCCCAGAAGGAGCGTTTTGCTCGCCGCCATTCTCTGCTTCGTCATCGGCAACACGCTAACGGCATGGGCGGGATCGATCACCGTTGTGCTGGTTGCGCGGTTCGTCGCCGGGTGTGCGGCGGGGCTCGCCTGGGGGATCCTCGCGGGCTACGCGCGCAGCATCGTACGTCCGGACCAGACCGGGCCGGCAATGGCGCTCGCCATGGTTGGCGTGCCGCTGGCGCTCTCGCTCGGTGTACCCTTGGGGACCTTTCTCGGGGGCTTGGTCGGGTGGCGCGGTTCGTTCCTGATCCTATCGGCGCTCAGCGTCATGCTGATTGGGTGGATCATTGCGAAAGTGCCCGATGCGCCCGGTCGGACCGGCGACGATCGGCCTTCGCTGCGCCGTGTCATCGCTACGCCAGGTGTCGTGCCGATCTTCCTCGTCATCCTCACATGGATGACGGCACACAACATCCTTTACACCTACATCGCGCCGTTCGCGACGGCTGCGGCCGTGCGGGTCGATCTCGTACTGCTGGCATTCGGCGCCAGTTCGCTCGTCGGCATTTGGATGGTCGGGCGGCTGGTGGATCGGATGCTGCGCGCACTGGTACTACTGGCGATCGGTTCGTTCGCAGCCGTCGCGATCCTCCTGACTTTCGCTGGCGAACAGGGCGTTGCCGTCTATGCGGCGGCCATCATTTGGGGTCTCGGCTTTGGCGGCGCCGGCGCGATGATGCAGACGGCGTCAGCGGACGCAGCCGGTGATGGCGTCGATCTGGCACAGGCAATGGTGACCACGGCGTGGAACCTGGCGATCACGGCCGGCGGGGCGCTTGGCGGGGCGCTGCTCACGACCGGAGGGACGCCGCTGCTACCACCCGTGGTCACCGCACTGGCCCTGGTCGCCTTTCTTATCGCGCTGGCCGCACGCCGCTTCGCCTTTCCGCCCGGTCTCCGTGCCCCATCGGGCTGCTGACCTGCCCCGCTCCCGCGGGTGTCAATCGTTAGGCGGTACTGTCTGTTTGGGAGCAGCTTGCTTGGCCTCCGAAATTCGATTCGGATGGAATGGCGCCGCAGCCTGTCCTGTCGTCGGTCCAAGCG
This genomic window from Azospirillum brasilense contains:
- a CDS encoding LacI family DNA-binding transcriptional regulator, translating into MPPPADRSRASRTERASLAPSLAQVAARAGVSVATASRVINGVANKATEETAERVRAAIRELGYRPGSVGRALRRRESRIVGVLAANLANPSMAAIASSIEWSLRGEGLVMSLCDTHERADVQDEYIREMRAQLVRAMILVGAVDSPALDEARAAGDTLVFVNRPDPGDPSSPYVGIDNVGAGAEIADRLLERGVRRIGVLHASLDRTAGHWRLLGLFDRLAAAGVDTAAIPCATGPGLDHIVAGYHAMGTMLELADRPSVIVCLSDLLAYGAYRRAREAGLEVPGDVAFFGFDDNPINPWIADWLNSVRVPSDDFGPAIVGMLHRLWDGEERLDPLLLAHQLTIRNRRLPGETEPTLRR
- a CDS encoding DUF983 domain-containing protein, which translates into the protein MSSEQEWPPLPPLSTAPCGCCPRHGQGHLFSGFLKLRSRREAGRLDCSNADPADGPAFFLTCFVGIPTVLLALGIGTKIEPPCWMHLVTTLPFLLLACIPPLRPLKHWLVASQCFRKAGEARFGTAAPTQPSAAPPADKDPRST
- a CDS encoding MFS transporter; the encoded protein is MQFVTVCSSKTNNVNLNASNFPPELIQAWKTYRCLGHHVGHLPQGVAQTLADLRSAERNAVSSVSTSSPSRLEAGSVPRAALPTAALSGLAASGFLCIVTETLPAGLQPQIASGLRISEAIAGQLVAVYALGSLLAAIPLTSLSQGLPRRSVLLAAILCFVIGNTLTAWAGSITVVLVARFVAGCAAGLAWGILAGYARSIVRPDQTGPAMALAMVGVPLALSLGVPLGTFLGGLVGWRGSFLILSALSVMLIGWIIAKVPDAPGRTGDDRPSLRRVIATPGVVPIFLVILTWMTAHNILYTYIAPFATAAAVRVDLVLLAFGASSLVGIWMVGRLVDRMLRALVLLAIGSFAAVAILLTFAGEQGVAVYAAAIIWGLGFGGAGAMMQTASADAAGDGVDLAQAMVTTAWNLAITAGGALGGALLTTGGTPLLPPVVTALALVAFLIALAARRFAFPPGLRAPSGC